The sequence AGACCAGTACGATGGCGAGTCCCGCCTGCCAGCCGAACCCCAGGCCTCTCTCACCCTCGGAACAGACGTAGACAAACAGAAAATTCTCCCCCATACCCGCCGCAAGCGCGATCGGGTATCGGGCGAGTAGCCCCATCAGCAGCGTCGCCACGGCCGCTGACAGGCACGTGGCCAGCATGACGTAGCCAGAAGACATGCCCGCCCCCGACAGGACCGCCGGCTGCACGAAGATGATGTAGCTCATCGTTGCAAACGTGGTGAGGCCGCCGACAATCTCGCGGCGCAACGTGGAACCCGAAGCTTCGATTCCGAAATACCGGTCCAAGGCGTTCATGCTGCATCCCCGACTTTTCCATCAAAAAACAATACTACGGCGTGGTCAGGTATGCAAGCCCCGTGCGGTCTCGACGCCGTGCGAAAGAGCCTATACAAGAAGCACTTCGACGATTCCGCGGCGATTATCCGCGAGTCTGGCGACCGGTGATCAGATTGGTTACAGACGCCAGCGTCTTGGCGAAATGGCGTCTCCAGGAACCACACACGGAGGCGGCACGTCAATTGTTGTTCTGCCCCCATACCTTACACGCGCCAGCCTTGATGGCCATTGAAGTGCATAACGTCATCGTAAAGAAGCGGCGCCGGAACCAAGTCATTCATGTCGAAGCATGCCGTCTTCGCAACGAGACCCGGTCCCTTTCCATAGTTTATGTCCCGGACATGCAAGTGCTTGCTTTCGCTTTCGACATTTCTCTCAACGAAGACTTGACCATGTGCGACGCTCTTTACACCTCTGCATCTGCGCATCTGGACGCAACGCTGGTAACAGAGGATGCGCGGCTGTACAGGGCCGTTGCCTGCGCGCCATATGCGCCGCGGGTCGTCTGGGTGGAAGACACACTCGTCTGAATCCTGCGTTCGCATGCGCATACGCGGCCCGTGGTCTCTCCGAGCGTTTACGTTCCCCTCTGTCTTATCGCGCAGAAGTGTGCTATCGTGTCTGTCATGCGGGAAGGCAGGGGGCCGCGGCGCGGGCGCGTATGCGCGTGCCCGCGGGAGACGGTGCCCGCCACAACAAGATGGAGGGAGACGCAATGGAAGACTTTCTGGCCTTTCGCAAGATGTTGACGCCGGTCATCATTCAGGTCGTTTTCTGGCTAGGCGTGGTCGCGTGCGTGCTTGCCGGACTGGTTTCACTCTTCTCCGGCGCGCCTCTCGCGGGGCTGCTCATGATGGTGTTCGGGCCGGTGGCTGTGCGCATATACGCGGAGCTGCTCATCTTGTTGTTCAAGATGAACGATACGCTGACCGACATTAAGAACGCGGTCGAAAAGACAGCGAGGAATCAACAGGGCCTGTGAGGATTGTCGCGGACCAGAACATCCCTTACGCCCGGGATGCGTTCGGCCTTCTGGGCGAGGTCATAACGGTCCCCGGGCGTGCGATGGCGCCCGGCATCGTGCGGGACGCGGACCTGCTCATTGTCCGCTCCATCACGAAAGTGAGCGAGGCGCTGCTCGACGGGTCGCGTGTCCGTTTCGTGGGCACGTGCACGATTGGCGAAGACCACATCGACAAAGCATATTTGTCCTCGCGCGGCATCGCTTTTTCGAGCGCGCCGGGCTGCAACGCGAACAGCGTAGCCGAGTATATCGTCGCGGCGTTGCTGGCGCTCGCGGAGCGGCACTCGTTCTCGCTCGAAGGCAAGTCGCTCGGCATCGTGGGGGTCGGCAACGTGGGCGGGCGCGTGCTGCGCAAGGCCGAGGCGGTGGGGCTGCGCTGCGTGCTGAACGACCCACCCTTGCTGGAACGGACGGACGACCCCATATATCGACCGGTCGAAGAAATCCTCGACTGCGACATCGTCACATTGCACGTGCCGCTGGAAAAGGGCGGGACGCATCCCACGTGGCATCTGGCGGACGAGCGGTTCCTGCGCGCCATGAAAACCGGCGCGCTTTTCTTAAACACGGCGCGCGGGGCGGTGTGCGACAACACAGCGCTCAAGGCCGTGCTTGAAAGCGGTCGCCTGCGGGGGGCCGTGCTTGACGTGTGGGAGGGCGAGCCGCAAGTGGACATCGAGTTGCTGGAGCTGGTCGATATAGGCACGCCGCACATTGCGGGCTACTCCTTCGACGGCAAGGTCAACGGAACCGTTCAGGTTTACGAAGCCGCTTGCCGCTTCCTGGGCATTCCCCCGGCCTGGGACCCGGCGCCGCTGCTCCCCGAACCCGACATGCCTGAGGTAACGGTCTATTCCGACGAACCGGACGCGCTGTCGCGCACGGTGCGGGCCGTCTACGACATCATGCGCGACGATGCGGCCATGCGTGACCTTCTCGGGATGCCGGACGCCGCGCACGGCGCGTATTTCGACCGTTTGCGCAAGGAATACTGGCGCCGGCGCGAGTTCCAGAATACGCGCACGTGTGTCAGCCCGCCGGACCAACGCCTGGAACGGCAATTGGCCGGAATCGGTTTCCGCACATCCGCGCCGGCATGACTACAGTTTCCAGGGATTCAAGACCCGCGCACCGGTGGGAATGACGCCCCCTCATTGCGCGTTACGGCCACCAGGTTCGCGGCGATTGCCGTGGCGCCCAATAACCCGTCAATCGTTGGCACGGTCTGCCGGCGCCGGTCGACCTCGGCCTGGATCAGCCCCCATGTCAGCGCCACTGCCTCATCGACAGGAAGAATCCTGCCCGCGAAGCGCGGGCGCAAGCCGCCATCCAGCCAATGCTGGACCGCATTTTGCCGCTTCGGACCGGCGAGTCTTGCTATACCCTTTTGAATCTCCCCGAGCGTCAAGACGCTGACGTACACATCTCCCTCTTCGCAACTGTCCAATCACGCCACCACTTTCGGGTTTGGCCTGGATTTGGCCATTTCCGAAATGACGCAGGTATCAATCAGGTATTTCACGAGTCGCTCTTTCGCGGCGCGTCCTTGGCCCGGTCCAGTTTGGTCCCCTTGAGTGGAGCAACTCGCAAGAACTCCACGAGGCTCTACCGCCCGCGCCGGGTCACGTGCTGCGGCCCCTCGGCAACAGCCTTTTCCACCACTTCGCTGAACCGATTCTTAGCGTCCTGCAATTGCCACGTGTTTGACATTGTCTGTACCTCGGGGCTCTTTCTGGCTAGACTGTCTAGAATGTGTGCTCGATGCGCACCGGACGCAATCCCCCGGTTGCCATGCCCCCGGTTGCCATGGCGTTCCCGGCATCTGGAGCATCCGCCACTTGCCTTCCCAAACAGTGTAGAAGTACTATTCTCGCGGCATCCGGAAAAACCCGATTGCGGCCTCAGGGCCGCGCGAATCCAGGAGAATGCGCCGTGTTTTCGCATATCAGCGAAAACGGTTTCTTGAGCGATGACGCCATCCGCGCAGCGGTGCGGGAAGCGCTTGACGCGACGCCGCTGGACGGCAAGCGCGTATTGTTCATCATTCCGGACCATACGCGCAGCATGCCGATGTCCGCGATGTTTCGCGCGGCGTGGGACGCGTTGCGCGGGCGCGCAAAGAAGATGGACGTGCTGATCGCGCTAGGCACACACCCGCCCGAACCGGACGACGTCATCTTTCCGCGCCTGGGCATCACGCCGCGCGAGCGCGAAACGGTGTACGCGGACCTGGGCATTTACAACCACGAATGGAACAACCCCGCGGCACTCGCGCGCGTAGGGACTCTAAACGAAGCGGAAATCGCCGAACTCTCCGAAGGCCGGATGCGCCAGCCGGTGGACGTCCTTGTGAACCGGCGCGTCCTAGACTATGACCTCGTATGCATTATGGGGCCGGTGTTCCCGCACGAAGTGGTCGGGTTCAGCGGCGGCAACAAGTACTTCTTCCCGGGCGTAGCCGGTGCGGACATCTTGAACCTCTTCCACTGGCTCG is a genomic window of Candidatus Hydrogenedentota bacterium containing:
- a CDS encoding NCS2 family permease, producing the protein MNALDRYFGIEASGSTLRREIVGGLTTFATMSYIIFVQPAVLSGAGMSSGYVMLATCLSAAVATLLMGLLARYPIALAAGMGENFLFVYVCSEGERGLGFGWQAGLAIVLV
- a CDS encoding type II toxin-antitoxin system VapC family toxin, translated to MIRLVTDASVLAKWRLQEPHTEAARQLLFCPHTLHAPALMAIEVHNVIVKKRRRNQVIHVEACRLRNETRSLSIVYVPDMQVLAFAFDISLNEDLTMCDALYTSASAHLDATLVTEDARLYRAVACAPYAPRVVWVEDTLV
- a CDS encoding DUF4282 domain-containing protein, which produces MEDFLAFRKMLTPVIIQVVFWLGVVACVLAGLVSLFSGAPLAGLLMMVFGPVAVRIYAELLILLFKMNDTLTDIKNAVEKTARNQQGL
- the pdxB gene encoding 4-phosphoerythronate dehydrogenase PdxB, translated to MRIVADQNIPYARDAFGLLGEVITVPGRAMAPGIVRDADLLIVRSITKVSEALLDGSRVRFVGTCTIGEDHIDKAYLSSRGIAFSSAPGCNANSVAEYIVAALLALAERHSFSLEGKSLGIVGVGNVGGRVLRKAEAVGLRCVLNDPPLLERTDDPIYRPVEEILDCDIVTLHVPLEKGGTHPTWHLADERFLRAMKTGALFLNTARGAVCDNTALKAVLESGRLRGAVLDVWEGEPQVDIELLELVDIGTPHIAGYSFDGKVNGTVQVYEAACRFLGIPPAWDPAPLLPEPDMPEVTVYSDEPDALSRTVRAVYDIMRDDAAMRDLLGMPDAAHGAYFDRLRKEYWRRREFQNTRTCVSPPDQRLERQLAGIGFRTSAPA
- a CDS encoding PIN domain-containing protein codes for the protein MYVSVLTLGEIQKGIARLAGPKRQNAVQHWLDGGLRPRFAGRILPVDEAVALTWGLIQAEVDRRRQTVPTIDGLLGATAIAANLVAVTRNEGASFPPVRGS
- a CDS encoding type II toxin-antitoxin system prevent-host-death family antitoxin produces the protein MSNTWQLQDAKNRFSEVVEKAVAEGPQHVTRRGR
- a CDS encoding DUF2088 domain-containing protein, translated to MFSHISENGFLSDDAIRAAVREALDATPLDGKRVLFIIPDHTRSMPMSAMFRAAWDALRGRAKKMDVLIALGTHPPEPDDVIFPRLGITPRERETVYADLGIYNHEWNNPAALARVGTLNEAEIAELSEGRMRQPVDVLVNRRVLDYDLVCIMGPVFPHEVVGFSGGNKYFFPGVAGADILNLFHWL